One region of Micromonospora ureilytica genomic DNA includes:
- a CDS encoding YncE family protein gives MQIRRGFTLVLAALTAGLLVGAVPGHAQAAAAPTATPLPLTTVADVVSAGDRVFVSGGRSSTDVVVTTAAGAVVGTLSGLPGPTDLLLSADRRTLYVALPTANAIAAFDTGSLIESARYDTGAGECPSSLALTGRYLWFGYGCDQWGGNIGQIDLGRQPARVTTGMATTQDFYGAPLLAAASQNRSVLLAGQMSLSPASVYAYGIGAGGALTLLRANDWTVIGSNLQDIALDPTGTTLYTAAGAPYEVQAFPFADITTPSATFPTGAYPAAVEPSRDGTRIAAAADRSYLFVYRPDGTELTRFVLGGGELSPGGLAWSPNGARLYALSYDWSGREQATLHVLTVPAG, from the coding sequence GTGCAGATCAGAAGAGGCTTCACCCTGGTGCTGGCGGCGCTGACCGCCGGGCTGCTCGTCGGCGCGGTCCCGGGTCATGCCCAGGCGGCTGCCGCGCCGACCGCGACCCCGCTGCCGCTGACGACGGTCGCCGACGTGGTGTCGGCCGGTGACCGGGTCTTCGTCAGCGGTGGCCGCTCCTCGACCGACGTCGTGGTGACCACTGCGGCAGGCGCTGTGGTCGGCACCCTGTCGGGCCTGCCCGGCCCCACCGACCTGCTGCTCAGCGCCGACCGGCGGACGCTCTACGTGGCGCTGCCCACCGCCAACGCCATCGCCGCCTTCGACACCGGCTCGTTGATCGAGTCGGCCCGGTACGACACCGGTGCGGGTGAGTGCCCGTCGTCGCTGGCGCTGACCGGGCGCTACCTGTGGTTCGGCTACGGCTGTGACCAGTGGGGCGGCAACATCGGCCAGATCGACCTGGGCCGTCAGCCGGCCCGGGTGACCACGGGGATGGCCACCACCCAGGACTTCTACGGCGCTCCGCTGCTGGCCGCCGCCAGCCAGAACCGGTCGGTGCTGCTGGCCGGGCAGATGTCGTTGAGCCCGGCGTCGGTCTACGCGTACGGGATCGGAGCCGGGGGAGCACTGACCCTGCTGCGGGCGAACGACTGGACGGTGATCGGCAGCAACCTGCAGGACATCGCCCTCGACCCGACCGGCACCACCCTCTACACCGCGGCCGGCGCCCCGTACGAGGTGCAGGCGTTCCCGTTCGCCGACATCACCACCCCCTCGGCGACCTTCCCCACCGGCGCGTACCCGGCCGCCGTCGAGCCGTCCCGCGACGGCACCAGGATCGCCGCCGCAGCGGACAGGTCGTACCTGTTCGTCTACCGGCCGGACGGCACCGAACTGACCCGCTTCGTGCTGGGCGGCGGTGAGCTGAGCCCGGGTGGGCTGGCCTGGTCGCCGAACGGCGCACGGCTCTACGCGCTCTCCTACGACTGGAGCGGGAGAGAGCAGGCCACCCTGCACGTCCTGACCGTTCCGGCCGGCTGA
- a CDS encoding HIT family protein has product MSGCVFCGIVTGEVPAFRVADTSDGVAFLDTRPVFKGHVLVVPRVHLVTLAELPADLLPGYFAMVQRLAVAVETALGAGGTFVAMNNKVSQSVPHLHTHVVPRTKGDGLRGFFWPRTRYDDDTEAQTYADRIAAALPGGA; this is encoded by the coding sequence ATGAGCGGTTGCGTGTTCTGCGGGATCGTGACGGGTGAGGTGCCGGCGTTCCGAGTGGCCGACACCTCGGACGGGGTGGCGTTCCTGGACACCCGGCCGGTGTTCAAGGGGCACGTGCTGGTGGTGCCTCGGGTGCACCTGGTGACCCTGGCGGAGTTGCCTGCCGACCTGCTGCCCGGCTACTTCGCCATGGTCCAGCGGCTGGCGGTGGCGGTGGAGACCGCTCTCGGCGCGGGTGGGACGTTCGTGGCGATGAACAACAAGGTGTCCCAATCGGTGCCCCACCTGCACACCCACGTGGTCCCGCGAACCAAGGGCGACGGGTTGCGTGGCTTCTTCTGGCCGCGCACACGGTACGACGACGACACCGAGGCCCAGACGTACGCGGATCGCATCGCGGCAGCGCTCCCCGGCGGGGCCTGA
- the msrA gene encoding peptide-methionine (S)-S-oxide reductase MsrA, with protein MFLRRMKADMVSPDQALPGRQIAMPVADRHEVLGTPLKGPFPEGLQVAVFGMGCFWGAERLFWTLPGVYTTSAGYAGGITKNPTYEETCSGRTGHAEVVQVVYDPSKINYEDLLKVFWENHDPTQGMRQGNDVGTQYRSAIYTTTDEQRTIAESSRDAFQPIVTRAGKGEITTEIAPLGSYYFAEDYHQQYLAPTKNPNGWCGIGSNGMTCPVGVARMAG; from the coding sequence GTGTTTTTGCGCCGTATGAAGGCCGATATGGTCTCGCCCGACCAGGCCCTGCCGGGCCGTCAGATCGCCATGCCGGTCGCCGACCGCCACGAGGTGCTGGGCACCCCGCTGAAGGGTCCGTTCCCTGAGGGCCTGCAGGTAGCGGTCTTCGGCATGGGCTGTTTCTGGGGCGCCGAGCGGTTGTTCTGGACGCTTCCCGGCGTCTACACCACCTCCGCCGGCTACGCGGGTGGCATCACCAAGAACCCGACGTACGAGGAGACGTGCTCCGGCCGGACCGGGCACGCCGAGGTCGTCCAGGTGGTGTACGACCCCAGCAAGATCAACTATGAGGATCTGCTGAAGGTCTTCTGGGAGAACCACGACCCGACCCAGGGCATGCGCCAGGGCAACGACGTGGGCACCCAGTACCGCTCGGCCATCTACACGACCACGGACGAGCAGCGGACCATCGCGGAGTCGTCCCGGGACGCGTTCCAGCCGATCGTGACGCGGGCCGGCAAGGGTGAGATCACCACCGAGATCGCCCCGCTCGGCAGCTACTACTTCGCCGAGGACTACCACCAGCAGTACCTCGCCCCGACCAAAAACCCTAACGGATGGTGTGGTATTGGCTCGAACGGCATGACGTGCCCGGTAGGGGTCGCGCGGATGGCCGGCTGA
- a CDS encoding winged helix-turn-helix domain-containing protein, translating to MSPVPAGQPCQPVPPVYVVRAGPRRVHRRMTPVPIPHTSRQIEADLARRIGVREFPPGTRLPSYDALAAEYGSARRTVARALDALKARGLIVGVPGSGTYVAE from the coding sequence ATGTCACCAGTGCCAGCGGGGCAACCATGTCAGCCCGTGCCGCCCGTCTACGTAGTGCGAGCCGGCCCCCGCCGGGTACACCGCAGAATGACGCCCGTGCCGATTCCCCACACGTCCCGCCAGATCGAGGCCGACCTAGCTCGGCGCATCGGCGTGCGTGAGTTCCCGCCCGGCACCCGACTCCCGTCGTATGACGCGCTCGCGGCTGAGTACGGGTCGGCCCGCCGCACGGTGGCGCGAGCCCTGGACGCGCTTAAGGCGCGCGGGCTAATCGTGGGCGTGCCGGGTTCCGGGACCTACGTAGCAGAGTGA